A genomic segment from Actinomyces lilanjuaniae encodes:
- the priA gene encoding bifunctional 1-(5-phosphoribosyl)-5-((5-phosphoribosylamino)methylideneamino)imidazole-4-carboxamide isomerase/phosphoribosylanthranilate isomerase PriA: MLTLLPAVDVADGKAVRLVRGEAGSQTDYGSPLEAARDWVRAGARWIHLVDLDAAFGRGSNADLLARIVRDVGVNVELSGGIRDDDSLTRALDAGAARVNLGTAALEDPQWTQRVIAEHGERVAVGLDVRGTTLAARGWTREGGDLWETLARLDQAGCARYVVTDVTRDGTLTGPNTTLLKEVCARTSAAVVASGGIADLDDLRALRRLVPDGVEGAIVGKALYSGSFTLQEALEAAGVQPGQG, from the coding sequence GTGCTGACTCTCCTTCCTGCTGTTGACGTGGCTGACGGCAAGGCCGTCCGGCTCGTTAGGGGCGAGGCCGGGTCACAGACCGACTACGGCAGCCCCCTGGAGGCAGCTCGGGACTGGGTGCGGGCTGGTGCCCGGTGGATCCACCTGGTGGACCTGGACGCCGCCTTCGGGCGCGGCTCGAACGCCGACCTCCTGGCACGCATCGTCAGGGACGTCGGTGTCAACGTCGAGCTCTCCGGCGGTATCCGTGACGACGACTCTCTCACTCGGGCGCTGGACGCCGGGGCGGCTCGGGTGAACCTGGGGACGGCTGCCCTGGAGGACCCACAGTGGACGCAGCGGGTCATTGCTGAGCACGGGGAGAGGGTCGCCGTGGGGCTGGACGTGCGCGGTACGACCCTTGCCGCCCGGGGCTGGACCCGGGAGGGAGGAGACCTGTGGGAGACGCTCGCCCGACTGGACCAGGCAGGCTGCGCCCGCTACGTCGTCACCGACGTCACCCGCGACGGGACCCTCACCGGGCCGAACACCACGCTGCTCAAGGAGGTCTGCGCCCGCACCAGCGCCGCAGTCGTCGCCTCCGGTGGCATCGCTGACCTGGACGACCTGCGTGCGCTCAGGCGGCTGGTCCCCGACGGGGTCGAGGGCGCCATCGTCGGCAAGGCTCTCTACAGTGGCAGCTTTACTCTCCAGGAGGCCCTGGAGGCTGCCGGGGTGCAGCCGGGGCAGGGATAG
- the rpmI gene encoding 50S ribosomal protein L35 — protein MPKNKTHSGAKKRFRVTGSGRLMHEQANKRHLLEVKSSRRKRKLSKDQPVAPADVRQVKRLLGR, from the coding sequence ATGCCGAAGAACAAGACGCACTCTGGTGCCAAGAAGCGCTTCCGGGTCACCGGCAGCGGCAGGCTAATGCACGAGCAGGCGAACAAGCGTCACCTGCTGGAGGTCAAGTCCTCCCGTCGCAAGCGCAAGCTGTCCAAGGACCAGCCGGTCGCCCCGGCTGACGTCCGCCAGGTCAAGAGGCTGCTCGGTCGCTGA
- a CDS encoding sensor histidine kinase — translation MTGTTGPGAPVGSVGSTSAVGDVLRRRPHGTGSLPWTAAVLVLVLLSATSAWEETGQWPVVAVVCVLGGVLWWRRLDADAVGTVVLAAGALQLALLDFALTADVLVLLALFRVGAQGRATLRPLWAVALVLGAFLAALRWNQDEQGVVADSLYRNDFRSVVLFVLGGGLLAWGAGRLLALRRDAVQARAAAQRARQAEEEQRLLAQVAAVRTRTAQDVHDVVGHALALVAVQAEAGHYLVTAPQEEVDLTDQQRLDQARGVLETVLTTTRKALEETRSLTHALAAGADHDGAASLYPAPGLDALPALVHEANRSGVPVHLTVQGEPGSHGPVDLGAQTALYRTAQEGITNAVRHVPAVSRIDVALVHAPDSLTLTVTNDAPAPLAVPNDSGSTTLAERLSGTAGGRGCVAWATGWRLLEVGCRRSRCLVEAWSSGCRFPFLRWRRIGRPGGAVRP, via the coding sequence ATGACTGGAACGACCGGGCCCGGTGCCCCGGTCGGCAGTGTCGGTAGTACCAGCGCTGTCGGTGACGTCCTGCGTCGTCGGCCTCACGGGACGGGGTCTCTCCCGTGGACCGCAGCGGTGCTGGTGCTGGTGCTGCTCTCAGCCACCTCGGCCTGGGAGGAGACGGGGCAGTGGCCGGTGGTCGCCGTAGTGTGTGTCCTAGGTGGTGTCCTGTGGTGGCGACGCCTGGACGCTGACGCGGTTGGTACAGTGGTCCTGGCGGCAGGGGCGCTCCAGCTGGCGCTCCTTGACTTCGCCCTGACAGCAGACGTCCTCGTCCTGCTTGCCCTGTTCCGCGTAGGGGCGCAGGGTCGTGCGACCCTACGCCCCCTGTGGGCGGTGGCACTGGTCCTGGGCGCGTTCCTGGCGGCACTGAGATGGAACCAGGACGAACAGGGCGTGGTAGCCGACTCCCTCTACCGTAACGACTTTCGTTCCGTTGTGCTCTTCGTCCTGGGGGGCGGGCTGCTTGCGTGGGGCGCAGGCCGTCTGCTGGCCCTCAGGCGCGATGCTGTCCAGGCGCGTGCCGCAGCACAGCGGGCGCGACAGGCTGAGGAGGAGCAGCGTCTCCTCGCCCAGGTCGCCGCTGTGCGCACCCGCACGGCCCAGGACGTCCACGACGTCGTCGGCCACGCCCTGGCCCTGGTTGCTGTCCAGGCCGAGGCCGGGCACTACCTGGTGACAGCTCCGCAGGAGGAGGTCGACCTGACCGATCAGCAGCGGCTGGACCAGGCCCGAGGTGTGCTGGAGACCGTCCTGACTACCACGCGCAAGGCGTTAGAGGAGACCCGCTCCCTGACCCACGCACTGGCAGCCGGTGCAGACCATGACGGGGCAGCGTCCCTCTACCCGGCGCCGGGCCTGGACGCCCTGCCCGCACTGGTGCATGAAGCCAACCGCTCGGGCGTCCCCGTCCACCTCACGGTCCAGGGCGAGCCTGGCAGCCACGGGCCGGTGGACCTGGGCGCCCAGACTGCCCTCTACCGGACGGCGCAGGAGGGAATTACCAACGCTGTCAGGCACGTGCCCGCGGTGAGCCGTATTGATGTGGCGCTGGTTCATGCTCCGGACAGCCTGACCCTCACGGTCACCAACGACGCCCCGGCACCCCTGGCCGTCCCGAACGACTCGGGCAGCACCACCCTGGCAGAGCGGCTCAGCGGTACGGCAGGGGGACGGGGCTGCGTAGCCTGGGCCACAGGGTGGAGGCTGCTGGAGGTCGGCTGCAGGCGGAGCCGCTGCCTGGTGGAGGCGTGGTCCTCCGGGTGCAGGTTCCCCTTCCTTAGGTGGAGGCGGATCGGGCGGCCCGGCGGAGCCGTAAGGCCGTAA
- the rplT gene encoding 50S ribosomal protein L20: MARVKRAVNAHKKRRTVLEQASGYRGQRSRLYRKAKEQVTHSGVYAFRDRRARKGDFRRLWIQRINAAARAEGLTYNRFIQGLGLAGVEVDRRMLAELAVNEPAAFKALVGTARAALPSDVNAPRA, translated from the coding sequence ATGGCACGTGTCAAGCGGGCGGTCAACGCCCACAAGAAGCGTCGTACTGTTCTTGAGCAGGCCTCGGGGTACCGGGGCCAGCGCTCCCGCCTCTACCGCAAGGCCAAGGAGCAGGTCACCCACTCCGGCGTGTACGCCTTTCGTGACCGCCGTGCCCGCAAGGGTGACTTCCGGCGTCTGTGGATCCAGCGCATCAACGCTGCTGCCCGCGCCGAGGGCCTGACCTACAACCGGTTCATCCAGGGGCTGGGCCTGGCTGGTGTCGAGGTCGACCGCCGGATGCTGGCTGAGCTGGCGGTCAACGAGCCTGCTGCCTTCAAGGCCCTGGTGGGTACCGCCCGCGCCGCCCTGCCCAGCGATGTCAACGCTCCCCGGGCCTGA
- the infC gene encoding translation initiation factor IF-3, with amino-acid sequence MSEPRVNERIRVPEVRLVGPSGEQVGVVRVEDALRLAEEADLDLVEVAPNARPPVCKLMDYGKYKYESAMKARDARRNQANTQLKEIQFRPKIDEHDYATKRGHVERFLKGGDKVKCIVRFRGREQSRPELGIRLLQGLAEEMAELGTVESHPRQDGRNMVMVLAPTRKKADVKSDQRRRREEARAARRAEKHAGRNEEAHSQQAPQHL; translated from the coding sequence ATCAGCGAGCCCCGTGTCAACGAACGGATTCGTGTTCCAGAAGTGCGCCTGGTCGGCCCCAGCGGCGAGCAGGTAGGTGTCGTGCGTGTCGAGGATGCCCTGCGTCTTGCCGAGGAGGCCGACCTCGACCTCGTCGAGGTCGCCCCCAACGCGCGCCCGCCGGTGTGCAAGCTCATGGACTACGGCAAGTACAAGTACGAGTCAGCCATGAAGGCGCGTGACGCTAGGCGCAACCAGGCCAACACCCAGCTCAAGGAGATCCAGTTTCGTCCCAAGATCGACGAGCACGACTACGCCACCAAGAGAGGCCACGTCGAGCGCTTCCTCAAGGGTGGGGACAAGGTCAAGTGCATTGTGCGCTTCCGTGGTCGCGAGCAGTCGCGCCCTGAGCTGGGGATCCGCCTCCTCCAGGGCCTAGCCGAGGAGATGGCCGAGCTGGGGACTGTCGAGTCCCACCCCCGCCAGGACGGTCGCAACATGGTGATGGTCCTGGCTCCGACCCGGAAGAAGGCGGACGTCAAGTCGGACCAGCGACGTCGCCGCGAGGAGGCTCGTGCTGCCCGCCGTGCTGAGAAGCACGCAGGCAGGAACGAGGAGGCGCACTCGCAGCAGGCACCCCAGCACTTGTGA
- a CDS encoding DUF6545 domain-containing protein, translating into MLFLVVLVLIVVALAVGGVRRIVEEGRSVLVERVGEQVVEPLWREVTRVRPGVRLSVEGLSAGERVVRQVVETNDVLHLVRYGEAAAGVAEPAGPAGTAELVVGLVGPEAVPRPLGWWDRVLVGLGRVVLPRDEVSASLRELYELRLALAPYYPARTR; encoded by the coding sequence GTGCTGTTCCTGGTGGTGCTGGTGCTGATCGTGGTGGCGCTGGCCGTGGGCGGCGTGCGCCGGATCGTGGAGGAGGGCCGCTCGGTGCTGGTGGAGCGCGTGGGCGAGCAGGTGGTGGAGCCGCTGTGGCGGGAGGTCACCCGGGTGCGTCCGGGGGTGCGCCTGTCGGTGGAGGGGCTGTCGGCTGGTGAGCGGGTGGTGCGTCAGGTGGTGGAGACCAACGACGTGCTGCACCTGGTGCGCTACGGGGAGGCCGCTGCGGGGGTGGCCGAGCCCGCCGGCCCGGCGGGCACCGCCGAGCTGGTGGTGGGCCTGGTGGGGCCTGAGGCGGTGCCGCGTCCGCTGGGGTGGTGGGACCGGGTGCTGGTGGGCCTGGGCCGGGTGGTCCTGCCGCGTGACGAGGTCAGTGCCTCCCTGCGCGAGCTCTACGAGCTGCGCCTGGCCCTGGCCCCCTACTACCCCGCACGCACGCGCTAG
- a CDS encoding TrmH family RNA methyltransferase translates to MTEGVAAGHEVLVNPGSTRVARVAGLVRRTARARHHRFLVEGPQGVREAVAYAPDRVLDLYMTERALERHPEIWVAAEEAGLYRHLTSERVMEAMSPDAQGVLAVAAMEEATGSEALASAVKDARLVAVLVEIQDPGNAGTMIRVADAAGADAVVLVRGCVEATSPKVVRSTAGSLFHLPVVTGVALDDTVSALRGAGLAVLAADRGGELDLFDATDLLSAPAAWVLGNEAQGLGPQVLEQADASVSVPVYGRAESLNVAAAAAVCLYASAQALRS, encoded by the coding sequence ATGACGGAGGGGGTCGCGGCCGGGCACGAGGTCCTTGTGAACCCAGGCTCGACCAGGGTGGCGCGCGTCGCCGGACTGGTGCGACGCACCGCCCGCGCCAGGCACCACAGGTTCCTGGTCGAGGGTCCCCAGGGGGTCCGGGAGGCTGTTGCCTACGCCCCTGACCGGGTCCTTGACCTATACATGACGGAGCGAGCGCTTGAGCGCCACCCTGAGATCTGGGTGGCAGCCGAGGAGGCCGGGCTGTACCGCCACCTCACCAGTGAGAGGGTCATGGAGGCGATGAGCCCGGACGCCCAGGGCGTCCTCGCAGTGGCTGCCATGGAGGAGGCCACGGGCAGTGAGGCCCTGGCCTCGGCTGTCAAGGACGCACGCCTGGTCGCGGTGCTGGTCGAGATCCAGGACCCGGGCAATGCCGGCACGATGATCCGTGTGGCTGACGCCGCCGGGGCAGACGCGGTGGTGCTGGTGCGTGGCTGCGTCGAGGCGACCTCGCCCAAGGTGGTGCGCTCCACCGCGGGGAGCCTGTTCCACCTTCCCGTGGTGACCGGGGTGGCTCTTGACGACACTGTCAGCGCCCTGCGCGGGGCGGGACTGGCCGTCCTGGCCGCTGACCGGGGCGGGGAGCTGGACCTGTTTGACGCCACGGACCTGCTGTCGGCCCCCGCAGCCTGGGTGCTGGGCAACGAGGCCCAGGGGCTGGGACCGCAGGTTCTGGAGCAGGCTGACGCCTCCGTGTCGGTTCCGGTCTACGGCAGGGCCGAGTCTCTCAACGTCGCCGCTGCCGCTGCCGTGTGCCTCTACGCCAGCGCCCAGGCGCTGAGGTCCTGA
- a CDS encoding 1-acyl-sn-glycerol-3-phosphate acyltransferase has translation MASPSTVPVPWPTPTRAPGTQQPRSIVLTPPKVTWRAVARQWLWSAVIAPFGGVHVEGEFNADGPCVVVANHGSHADTIAMMSASPTLMRVVTVAAQDYWFSTWLRRSLARGLLGAYPVRRTGEGAYEELRGILAHRVAESMSVLVFPEGTRSRDGHVGRFHSGAARLARDFGIPVLPVALVGSREMMPKKGGLPRYSPVEVRVGRPIMPSDDVAAVSQEARAQVVEMLRRPRRPAPVSDVYTVLRQAMSGRRGDLVMFTWGLADALFLPVPAELSQAWIGLTRPELMWRRGMVVVAGSVLGVATTYLLARVGLRPSALWATPSMEAAASRFLRPGAHGYWSQVLTSLPVSLLATESGRRGLPLAQVLVHAAGERTVRMAGVTIALMALEKPLGPITRQHYGRYLLTSAVALGATLRGALRRWGRR, from the coding sequence ATGGCCTCCCCTAGCACGGTGCCCGTTCCCTGGCCGACACCTACCCGCGCCCCAGGCACGCAGCAGCCGCGTTCTATCGTGCTCACCCCTCCCAAGGTGACATGGCGGGCCGTTGCCCGCCAGTGGCTGTGGTCGGCGGTCATTGCCCCCTTCGGCGGTGTCCACGTCGAGGGCGAGTTCAACGCCGACGGTCCCTGCGTCGTCGTGGCCAACCACGGCTCCCACGCGGACACCATCGCGATGATGAGCGCCTCCCCCACGCTCATGAGGGTGGTGACCGTGGCAGCCCAGGACTACTGGTTCTCCACGTGGCTGCGCCGTTCCCTGGCCCGAGGTCTGCTCGGTGCCTACCCGGTGCGGCGCACCGGGGAGGGCGCCTACGAGGAGCTACGCGGGATACTGGCGCACCGAGTGGCTGAATCCATGAGCGTCCTGGTCTTCCCCGAGGGCACCCGCAGCCGTGATGGGCACGTGGGCCGGTTCCACTCCGGGGCCGCCCGCCTGGCCCGGGACTTCGGCATCCCCGTCCTGCCGGTGGCCCTGGTGGGCTCGCGGGAGATGATGCCGAAGAAGGGGGGCCTGCCCCGATACTCCCCCGTGGAGGTGCGCGTCGGGCGCCCGATCATGCCCAGCGACGACGTCGCCGCCGTCAGCCAGGAGGCCCGCGCCCAGGTTGTCGAGATGCTGAGACGCCCCCGCAGACCAGCGCCGGTCTCTGACGTCTACACGGTGCTGCGGCAGGCGATGTCGGGCAGGCGAGGAGACCTCGTCATGTTCACCTGGGGGCTGGCCGACGCGCTCTTCCTGCCTGTCCCGGCGGAGCTGAGCCAGGCCTGGATCGGGCTGACTCGTCCCGAGCTGATGTGGCGCCGGGGGATGGTGGTCGTTGCAGGCTCGGTCCTCGGCGTGGCCACGACCTACCTCCTGGCACGCGTCGGCCTGCGCCCGTCAGCCCTGTGGGCAACACCGTCGATGGAGGCGGCCGCCTCCCGGTTCCTGCGCCCCGGAGCACACGGATACTGGAGCCAGGTCCTGACAAGCCTGCCGGTCTCGCTACTGGCCACGGAATCAGGACGGCGCGGCCTGCCCCTGGCACAGGTCCTGGTGCACGCCGCAGGAGAACGCACCGTGCGCATGGCGGGCGTCACGATAGCCCTGATGGCCCTGGAGAAGCCGCTGGGACCGATCACCCGCCAGCACTACGGCCGATACCTGCTCACGAGTGCCGTCGCGCTCGGGGCGACATTACGAGGCGCCCTCCGGCGGTGGGGCAGGCGGTGA
- a CDS encoding DUF6297 family protein, giving the protein MAGPTGSGPVARPTGGVPGGPAPHPPDLAQVRRWTRYRVSSSRRARTSWPALVSRIYSGLLYLAVLVTLLLPHLASPTSSVRRDPVGAGAGAGEAASPWLGLDPGWVAAALLLVLLGLAVTPLSRVGPMFLRPWEAVWWLRLPGRRDGLLLPVARAEMAGAAGLAAVCGLVLALLVGSGWLAGLAWAVLAATTGWALMTGLLLAQCRAAPVWPVRAVLTAAAAGALATGLFRPLPAGAAGVVGPGYLAAAAAGVAWSTWRMWVRPRLGDLRDADLLAVVARSLGAQVSLLSLDTRALGRILSPPVASPRRSSRLALAAWWSRRLPAGLRPVPCTVQADLLLLGRQPRRGLQLLAGLGGALLAQADSGTDPLVRVVAFLCAAWVATHAVAEPARWAWFDGVPDASWPTSPILVRAAHLLVPVAAMVPWSAAALVPVVVAGSVGWAMWLPVVVLAGAGWAGAALRSGLRPMPDWTAGLITSPIGSLPPGAVQAVVAGGDAVVLAGLPTALLAGGWQPSYLLVAAQAGASALVVWWGLVTGLRR; this is encoded by the coding sequence ATGGCCGGGCCGACAGGCAGCGGTCCGGTCGCTCGCCCCACGGGCGGCGTCCCTGGTGGCCCGGCTCCTCACCCTCCTGACCTAGCGCAGGTGCGCCGGTGGACCAGGTACCGGGTCTCCTCGTCCAGGCGTGCCCGCACGTCCTGGCCCGCCCTGGTGAGCAGGATCTACTCAGGCCTGCTGTACCTCGCGGTCCTGGTGACGCTGCTGCTGCCCCACCTCGCCTCCCCGACCTCCTCAGTGCGCAGGGACCCTGTCGGAGCAGGTGCCGGGGCGGGCGAAGCCGCGTCGCCGTGGCTCGGGCTAGACCCGGGGTGGGTGGCCGCTGCCCTCCTGCTGGTGCTGCTTGGTCTTGCCGTTACTCCCCTGAGCCGGGTCGGCCCGATGTTCCTGCGTCCCTGGGAAGCCGTGTGGTGGCTTCGTCTCCCGGGGCGTCGTGACGGTCTCCTGCTTCCTGTGGCGCGCGCCGAGATGGCCGGTGCGGCAGGACTCGCAGCGGTGTGCGGGCTGGTCCTCGCGCTGCTTGTCGGTTCTGGCTGGCTGGCGGGGCTGGCCTGGGCGGTGCTTGCTGCCACCACAGGGTGGGCACTCATGACCGGCCTGCTGCTGGCCCAGTGCCGTGCTGCCCCGGTGTGGCCGGTGCGGGCGGTGCTGACGGCTGCGGCGGCCGGGGCGCTGGCGACCGGGCTGTTCCGTCCTCTGCCGGCAGGCGCGGCTGGCGTGGTGGGTCCTGGCTACCTGGCGGCTGCGGCGGCCGGGGTGGCCTGGTCCACCTGGAGGATGTGGGTGCGTCCGCGGCTCGGTGACCTGCGTGACGCGGATCTTCTGGCTGTGGTGGCGCGCTCCCTTGGAGCCCAGGTCTCGCTGCTGTCCCTGGACACCAGGGCGCTGGGCCGGATTCTGAGTCCCCCGGTGGCATCCCCGCGCCGCTCCAGCCGACTGGCCCTAGCGGCGTGGTGGAGCAGGCGGCTGCCTGCAGGGCTGCGTCCCGTGCCGTGCACGGTACAGGCGGACCTGCTCCTGCTAGGGCGCCAGCCCCGTCGGGGCCTCCAGCTGCTCGCGGGGCTCGGGGGCGCGCTCCTGGCCCAGGCTGATTCAGGGACTGACCCGCTGGTGCGGGTGGTGGCGTTCCTGTGCGCAGCCTGGGTGGCCACGCACGCCGTTGCTGAGCCCGCCCGGTGGGCGTGGTTTGACGGCGTGCCCGACGCCTCCTGGCCGACAAGCCCGATCCTGGTGCGGGCGGCCCACCTCCTGGTCCCGGTGGCGGCGATGGTGCCGTGGTCGGCTGCGGCCCTGGTCCCGGTGGTGGTCGCGGGCAGTGTGGGCTGGGCGATGTGGCTGCCTGTCGTGGTGCTGGCAGGTGCGGGGTGGGCGGGCGCAGCGCTGCGCTCGGGGCTGCGACCTATGCCGGACTGGACTGCCGGGCTGATCACCTCGCCCATAGGGTCGCTTCCTCCAGGAGCGGTCCAGGCGGTGGTTGCTGGCGGGGACGCCGTCGTGCTCGCAGGTCTGCCGACAGCCCTGCTGGCTGGTGGCTGGCAGCCGTCCTACCTGCTCGTGGCGGCGCAGGCGGGGGCGAGCGCCCTGGTGGTGTGGTGGGGCCTGGTCACCGGCCTGCGACGCTAG
- a CDS encoding SseB family protein: MSTSASSHAAGPHRRLDLAMAAGARARMERLLAAPVSFRDDDGSVDPDVDEALAVPGLPRHRYLDAVWTVLAGSRLLVPVQAHGRPGGPARVTVGRDAVDPPARRRDVPGEQARATDPCQDAATLAVRAPDGRRALPVFTSAEAMRAWRRDVRPVPVTARRAAQVAAAVADMLWALDPGTRDLCLPRPALLALSEGREWVPSWRNDVVQAQIRARLESVEAVRSVSFEPGTRAELRVLVGVEGGGARRTEVQAAGEARDSHGETSEDRARRAVRDCQQLLGSPEWGHLVDTVELYPLPA, from the coding sequence GTGAGTACCTCAGCCTCGTCGCACGCTGCCGGGCCTCATCGCAGGCTGGATCTAGCGATGGCGGCGGGCGCCCGCGCCAGGATGGAGCGTCTCCTGGCCGCCCCGGTCTCGTTCCGCGACGACGACGGCTCCGTGGACCCCGATGTGGACGAGGCCCTGGCGGTACCGGGTCTGCCCCGGCACAGGTACCTGGACGCCGTGTGGACGGTACTGGCTGGCAGCCGTCTCCTGGTTCCGGTCCAGGCTCACGGGAGGCCCGGCGGCCCCGCGCGCGTCACGGTCGGTCGGGACGCTGTCGACCCGCCCGCTCGGCGCCGGGACGTGCCCGGTGAGCAGGCTCGCGCCACAGACCCCTGCCAGGACGCGGCCACCCTGGCAGTACGCGCTCCTGACGGCCGCCGGGCGCTGCCGGTGTTCACCTCCGCCGAGGCGATGCGTGCCTGGCGCCGTGACGTGCGACCGGTTCCCGTAACCGCCCGCCGGGCGGCACAGGTGGCGGCGGCCGTGGCCGACATGCTGTGGGCGCTGGACCCGGGGACTCGTGACCTGTGTCTTCCCCGTCCGGCGCTGCTCGCGCTCTCGGAGGGCCGGGAGTGGGTGCCCTCCTGGCGCAACGACGTGGTGCAGGCCCAGATACGTGCCCGACTGGAGTCTGTCGAGGCAGTCCGCAGCGTCTCCTTTGAGCCAGGCACACGTGCTGAGTTGCGGGTCCTGGTGGGCGTCGAGGGCGGCGGTGCTCGCCGCACTGAGGTGCAAGCGGCGGGAGAAGCCAGGGACAGCCACGGGGAGACCAGTGAGGACAGGGCCAGGAGGGCCGTCAGGGACTGCCAGCAGCTCCTGGGCAGCCCCGAGTGGGGACACCTTGTCGACACTGTCGAGCTGTACCCCCTTCCAGCATGA
- the hisH gene encoding imidazole glycerol phosphate synthase subunit HisH produces MRAPRVVVLAYGSGNVRSAVRALERVGADVSLTQDPQEAGEADGLVVPGVGAFGAVMDQLRQVGAPGVIDRRLAGGRAVLGICVGMQVMFDSSQEHGTRAEGLGQWPGTVTRLQAEVVPHMGWTRVRPPGSSVLFDGLDQERFYFVHSYAAKTDPASLMGQGPTRAPQATWATHGEDFLAAVENGALCATQFHPEKSGDAGAQLLRNWMTTL; encoded by the coding sequence ATGAGAGCTCCCCGTGTCGTCGTCCTGGCCTACGGGTCCGGTAATGTCCGCTCCGCCGTGCGCGCGCTGGAACGGGTAGGGGCGGACGTGTCCCTGACACAGGACCCGCAGGAGGCCGGGGAGGCTGACGGGCTGGTCGTCCCCGGTGTCGGTGCCTTCGGGGCAGTTATGGACCAGCTGCGGCAGGTGGGTGCTCCGGGGGTCATCGACCGCCGCCTGGCCGGAGGGCGTGCAGTCCTGGGGATCTGCGTGGGGATGCAGGTGATGTTTGACTCCTCCCAGGAGCACGGGACCCGGGCTGAGGGTCTGGGGCAGTGGCCGGGTACTGTGACACGTCTCCAGGCAGAGGTCGTGCCCCACATGGGGTGGACCCGGGTCCGCCCGCCGGGCTCCTCGGTCCTGTTCGACGGCCTTGACCAGGAGCGGTTCTACTTTGTCCACTCCTACGCCGCTAAGACTGACCCCGCCTCCCTCATGGGGCAGGGCCCCACTCGTGCTCCCCAGGCCACCTGGGCCACGCACGGGGAGGACTTCCTGGCTGCGGTGGAGAATGGGGCACTGTGCGCGACCCAGTTTCACCCGGAGAAGTCCGGTGACGCCGGGGCGCAGCTGCTGCGCAACTGGATGACGACGCTGTAA
- a CDS encoding ABC transporter ATP-binding protein, whose amino-acid sequence MTWRRGPARGEGVAHGGQHGHPVRAGHVGAGAWEPDGAVGQVLVSARGLSVGYGGVAVCAPASLTLRPGQVLALVGVNGAGKSTLVRTCCGLLPPVEGEVRLLGRIPDPRSAAQRAAVAWDLGEDSFFPSLTVAEHLGLVCYGHGVLDADTVVDSLLTDLDLIGQADSLPDRLSSGQRRRLALASVLARPRRLLVLDEPEQRLDHVMRRLLAQRLVQEAQEGRAVLLASHDPALVAAAATQVLLVGAHTCVLSVEEGLSAMKEGL is encoded by the coding sequence GTGACCTGGCGCCGTGGACCCGCGCGCGGGGAAGGTGTCGCGCACGGGGGCCAGCACGGGCATCCAGTCCGCGCCGGGCACGTGGGGGCTGGTGCGTGGGAGCCCGACGGGGCCGTCGGCCAGGTCCTGGTGAGCGCCCGGGGCCTTAGCGTCGGCTACGGGGGCGTCGCGGTGTGTGCCCCGGCGTCCCTGACCCTCAGGCCCGGCCAGGTCCTCGCCCTCGTGGGCGTCAACGGCGCGGGGAAGTCCACGCTGGTGCGTACCTGCTGCGGCCTGCTGCCACCTGTGGAGGGAGAGGTGCGGCTGCTAGGGAGGATCCCGGACCCACGCTCTGCCGCCCAGCGGGCGGCCGTGGCCTGGGACCTGGGTGAGGACTCCTTCTTCCCCTCGCTGACTGTCGCCGAGCACCTGGGGCTGGTCTGCTACGGGCACGGGGTCCTCGACGCGGACACGGTGGTGGACTCCCTGCTAACGGACCTGGACCTGATCGGGCAGGCGGACAGCCTGCCCGATCGGCTGTCCTCGGGACAGCGACGACGCCTGGCCCTGGCCTCGGTCCTGGCGCGCCCGCGTCGTCTCCTGGTCCTGGACGAGCCGGAGCAGCGCCTGGACCACGTCATGCGCCGCCTCCTGGCACAGCGTCTGGTCCAGGAGGCCCAGGAGGGCAGGGCGGTACTGCTGGCCTCCCACGACCCCGCCCTTGTGGCGGCCGCCGCCACCCAGGTACTTCTTGTCGGGGCGCACACGTGCGTGCTCAGCGTGGAGGAGGGACTCAGCGCCATGAAGGAGGGACTGTGA